In the genome of Streptomyces collinus, one region contains:
- a CDS encoding CaiB/BaiF CoA transferase family protein, which translates to MSVQRYPLAGVTVVSLEQAVAAPYATRQLADLGARVIKVERPGGGDFARRYDTTVHGHSSYFVWLNRSKESLTLDLKDPRGHEILHDLLDGADVFVQNLAPGAAARLGLDAATVTGRRPNLIPCTISGYGTTGPWSDRKAYDLLVQCQTGLVSLTGTPEGTARTGISVADIAAGMYAYSGVLTALYTRATTGEAHPVEVSLFEALAEWMGQPAYYTRHGGTQPPRLGTQHATIAPYGTYTAADGQEVLFSIQNEREWVALCAEFLGRPELVDDPRFATGSDRVAHREELNAVVAERFARSGSDEILKDLERIGIACAGVNDVAAFLDHPVLAARGRWSEVEVPGATVEALLPPADLAGLPARMDPVPAVGEHTDAILTELGRTAEEVAALRADGVV; encoded by the coding sequence ATGAGCGTGCAGCGGTATCCCCTGGCCGGGGTCACGGTCGTCAGTCTGGAGCAGGCCGTGGCGGCGCCCTACGCCACCCGTCAGCTCGCCGACCTCGGCGCCCGTGTGATCAAGGTGGAGCGGCCGGGCGGCGGCGACTTCGCCCGCCGCTACGACACCACGGTGCACGGCCACTCCAGCTACTTCGTCTGGCTCAACCGCTCCAAGGAGTCCCTCACCCTCGACCTGAAGGACCCCCGCGGCCACGAGATCCTGCACGACCTCCTCGACGGCGCCGACGTCTTCGTGCAGAACCTCGCCCCGGGCGCCGCCGCCCGCCTCGGACTGGACGCCGCCACCGTCACCGGCCGGCGCCCGAACCTGATCCCGTGCACGATCTCCGGCTACGGCACGACCGGCCCCTGGTCCGACCGCAAGGCCTACGACCTGCTCGTGCAGTGCCAGACCGGGCTGGTGTCGCTGACCGGGACCCCCGAGGGCACCGCCCGGACCGGGATCTCCGTCGCCGACATCGCCGCAGGGATGTACGCCTACAGCGGCGTCCTCACGGCCCTGTACACCCGCGCCACCACCGGCGAGGCGCACCCCGTGGAGGTGTCCCTGTTCGAGGCACTGGCGGAGTGGATGGGCCAGCCCGCGTACTACACCCGGCACGGCGGCACCCAGCCCCCGCGGCTCGGCACACAGCACGCCACCATCGCGCCGTACGGGACGTACACCGCCGCCGACGGACAGGAGGTGCTGTTCTCCATCCAGAACGAGCGGGAATGGGTGGCCCTGTGCGCCGAGTTCCTCGGCCGTCCGGAACTGGTGGACGATCCGCGGTTCGCCACCGGCTCCGACCGCGTCGCCCACCGCGAGGAGCTGAACGCCGTCGTCGCCGAGCGGTTCGCCCGCTCCGGCTCGGACGAGATCCTGAAGGACCTGGAGCGGATCGGCATCGCCTGCGCCGGGGTCAACGACGTCGCCGCCTTCCTGGACCACCCCGTGCTGGCCGCCCGTGGCCGCTGGAGCGAGGTCGAGGTGCCGGGCGCCACCGTGGAGGCGCTGCTCCCGCCCGCCGACCTCGCGGGCCTGCCCGCGCGCATGGACCCCGTGCCGGCCGTGGGTGAGCACACCGACGCGATCCTGACCGAACTGGGCCGCACCGCCGAGGAGGTGGCGGCCCTCCGCGCGGACGGCGTCGTCTGA
- a CDS encoding alpha/beta hydrolase, whose protein sequence is MTHLPPPFDPELAAALELINGMISPGLTLDEIAEVRQGPGIQMLADLDLTMGGTFEVEDRQVPGPQGEPDISLLICRPAAEPAGPRPVIYHVHGGGMVIGTNRVGVDVPLAWAQALDAVVVSVEYRLAPEHPHPAPVEDVYAGLLWTADHAAEIGADPERIVIAGASAGGGLCAALALLTRDRKGPQPIGQVLMCPMLDDRNDTPSTYQMAGLGVWDRTANETGWTALLGSRRGGPDVPAYAAPARAEDLTGLPPAFLDVGSAETFRDEVVAYASRIWQAGGVAELHVWPGGFHGFDGFAPQAAVSQAARGAQMAWLRRLLGV, encoded by the coding sequence ATGACGCACCTACCGCCCCCGTTCGACCCTGAACTCGCCGCCGCCCTTGAGCTGATCAACGGCATGATCAGCCCGGGGCTGACCCTCGACGAGATCGCCGAGGTGCGCCAGGGCCCGGGCATTCAGATGCTGGCCGACCTGGACCTGACCATGGGCGGGACGTTCGAGGTGGAGGACCGGCAGGTGCCCGGGCCGCAGGGCGAGCCGGACATCTCGCTGCTGATCTGCCGCCCGGCCGCCGAGCCCGCCGGGCCGCGTCCCGTGATCTACCACGTGCACGGCGGTGGCATGGTCATCGGCACCAACCGGGTCGGGGTGGACGTCCCGCTGGCGTGGGCGCAGGCGCTGGACGCCGTCGTGGTGTCCGTGGAGTACCGGCTGGCGCCGGAGCACCCGCATCCCGCGCCGGTGGAGGACGTGTACGCCGGGCTGCTGTGGACCGCGGACCACGCCGCGGAGATCGGCGCCGACCCCGAGCGGATCGTCATCGCGGGCGCGAGCGCCGGCGGCGGGCTGTGCGCGGCCCTGGCCCTGCTCACCCGGGACCGCAAGGGGCCGCAGCCGATCGGGCAGGTGCTGATGTGCCCGATGCTCGACGACCGCAACGACACGCCTTCCACGTACCAGATGGCGGGCCTCGGGGTGTGGGACCGCACCGCGAACGAGACCGGCTGGACCGCGCTGCTGGGCTCGCGCCGCGGCGGGCCGGACGTACCGGCGTACGCGGCTCCGGCCCGCGCCGAGGATCTGACGGGGCTGCCCCCGGCCTTCCTCGACGTCGGCTCGGCGGAGACCTTCCGGGACGAGGTCGTCGCCTACGCGTCACGGATCTGGCAGGCCGGCGGGGTGGCCGAACTGCATGTGTGGCCGGGCGGCTTCCACGGTTTCGACGGGTTCGCGCCTCAGGCCGCGGTGTCGCAGGCGGCCCGCGGGGCGCAGATGGCCTGGCTGCGGAGGTTGCTGGGGGTGTGA
- a CDS encoding dienelactone hydrolase family protein, protein MISRTVTLPAGRAVLTGDLTVPPDARAVVLFAHGSGSSRHSPRNREVAAGLRTAGLGTLLIDLLTEDEERLDARTAELRFDIPLLGHRLVAALDWLAREPGTSGLPVVLFGASTGAGAALVAAARRPDRVRAVVSRGGRPDLAGDALNAVRAPVLLIVGGRDTHVLRLNEEAARRLPTPPTLHVVPGATHLFEEPGALDEVTEAARQWCDQQVQITEGR, encoded by the coding sequence ATGATCTCCCGGACGGTCACCCTGCCCGCGGGCCGCGCAGTCCTCACCGGCGATCTGACCGTGCCGCCGGACGCCCGCGCGGTCGTGCTGTTCGCGCACGGCAGCGGCAGCTCCCGGCACAGCCCCCGCAACCGCGAGGTCGCCGCCGGCCTGCGCACCGCCGGGCTCGGCACCCTGCTGATCGACCTGCTCACCGAGGACGAGGAACGGCTCGACGCCCGTACTGCCGAACTCCGCTTCGACATCCCCCTGCTGGGCCACCGGCTGGTGGCCGCTCTCGACTGGCTGGCGCGGGAACCCGGCACCTCGGGCCTGCCCGTCGTCCTGTTCGGCGCCAGCACCGGCGCGGGTGCGGCCCTCGTCGCCGCCGCGCGACGGCCCGACCGGGTACGGGCGGTCGTCTCACGGGGCGGACGGCCCGACCTGGCGGGTGACGCCCTGAACGCCGTACGGGCCCCCGTGCTGCTGATCGTGGGCGGCCGGGACACGCACGTGCTGCGGCTCAACGAGGAGGCGGCACGGCGGCTGCCCACGCCGCCCACCCTCCACGTGGTGCCCGGCGCCACCCACCTGTTCGAGGAACCGGGCGCCCTCGACGAGGTCACCGAGGCGGCCCGGCAGTGGTGCGATCAGCAGGTACAGATCACCGAAGGCCGGTGA
- a CDS encoding TerC family protein: MNVSLSVWLLTVAALCVLVAVDFFVGRKPHDVSIREAGTWTVVWVVLAVLFGVGLWYFGGSGPTGEFFAGYITEKSLSVDNLFVFVLIMGKFAVPTQYQQRVLMVGVLMALVLRAVFIAAGAAIISTFSWVFYLFGAFLIWTAWKLVQDARTQDHEEEYQENKLLKMAEERFGVADRYHGTKLFITENGKRIMTPMLVVMLAIGSTDVLFALDSIPAIYGLTQDPYIVFTANAFALMGLRQLYFLIGGLLKKLVHLSYGLSIILGFIGVKLVLHALHESGVPVPEIGIPFSLSFIVLVLAVTTFTSLRASRKQAAEEADRRPTAESS, translated from the coding sequence GTGAACGTCTCGCTGTCCGTGTGGCTGCTGACCGTGGCAGCCCTGTGCGTGCTCGTCGCCGTCGACTTCTTCGTCGGCCGCAAGCCGCACGACGTGTCGATCAGGGAAGCCGGGACGTGGACGGTGGTGTGGGTCGTCCTGGCCGTGCTGTTCGGCGTGGGGCTGTGGTACTTCGGTGGGAGCGGGCCCACGGGCGAGTTCTTCGCCGGGTACATCACCGAGAAGTCGCTCAGCGTCGACAACCTCTTCGTCTTCGTCCTGATCATGGGCAAGTTCGCGGTGCCCACGCAGTACCAGCAGCGGGTGCTGATGGTCGGCGTCCTGATGGCCCTGGTGCTGCGGGCGGTGTTCATCGCGGCGGGCGCGGCGATCATCTCCACCTTCTCCTGGGTCTTCTACCTCTTCGGGGCGTTCCTGATCTGGACGGCCTGGAAGCTGGTCCAGGACGCCCGCACGCAGGACCACGAGGAGGAGTACCAGGAGAACAAGCTGCTGAAGATGGCGGAGGAGCGCTTCGGCGTGGCCGACCGCTACCACGGCACGAAGCTGTTCATCACCGAGAACGGCAAGCGGATCATGACGCCGATGCTGGTCGTGATGCTCGCGATCGGCTCCACCGACGTGCTGTTCGCCCTCGACTCCATCCCCGCCATCTACGGCCTGACGCAGGACCCGTACATCGTGTTCACCGCGAACGCCTTCGCCCTCATGGGCCTGCGCCAGCTGTACTTCCTCATCGGCGGCCTGCTGAAGAAGCTGGTCCACCTCTCCTACGGTCTGTCGATCATCCTGGGCTTCATCGGCGTGAAGCTGGTGCTGCACGCGCTGCACGAGTCGGGTGTCCCCGTCCCCGAGATCGGCATCCCGTTCTCGCTCAGCTTCATCGTGCTGGTCCTGGCGGTGACGACGTTCACGAGCCTGCGCGCCTCGCGCAAGCAGGCGGCCGAGGAGGCGGACCGGCGGCCGACCGCTGAATCCAGCTAG
- a CDS encoding phosphoribosyltransferase, giving the protein MLFRDRRQAGEELAATLRTRQREGDLPDPLVLALPRGGVAVAREVAAALGAPLDVLVVRKIGAPHQEELGVGAMAGDEVPLLDEDALRHLGIGEAALAGVIERERAELRRRERLYRQGRPAPDLRGRTVIVVDDGLATGSTARAALRFVRRQAPARVLLAAPVCSPEGADLMRAEADEVICLHRPAAFMAVGLWYEDFGQLTDQDVLEALRVQL; this is encoded by the coding sequence ATGCTGTTCCGTGATCGCCGGCAGGCCGGTGAGGAACTGGCCGCGACCCTGCGGACCCGGCAACGCGAGGGGGACCTGCCCGATCCCCTCGTCCTCGCCCTGCCCCGCGGCGGCGTCGCCGTGGCGCGCGAGGTCGCCGCCGCGCTCGGCGCCCCGCTCGACGTGCTCGTCGTACGCAAGATCGGGGCTCCCCACCAGGAGGAACTCGGCGTCGGCGCGATGGCCGGGGACGAGGTGCCGCTCCTCGACGAGGACGCCCTGCGCCACCTCGGCATAGGGGAGGCCGCCCTCGCCGGCGTCATCGAGCGGGAGCGCGCCGAACTGCGGCGCCGCGAACGGCTGTACCGGCAGGGCCGTCCGGCCCCGGACCTGCGCGGACGGACCGTGATCGTCGTCGACGACGGCCTGGCGACCGGCTCCACGGCACGCGCCGCACTGCGCTTCGTGCGCCGGCAGGCACCCGCACGGGTGCTCCTGGCCGCGCCCGTCTGTTCCCCGGAGGGAGCCGACCTGATGCGCGCCGAGGCGGACGAGGTGATCTGCCTGCACCGGCCGGCCGCGTTCATGGCCGTGGGCCTCTGGTACGAGGACTTCGGGCAACTGACGGACCAGGACGTCCTGGAGGCGCTGCGCGTGCAGCTTTGA
- a CDS encoding PucR family transcriptional regulator yields MRSPASTGAPPRPDRAGGATPSRPDGPARSADPSASGLRAGAGTLTPAARPTAAQAAPGPGSGPTADPAAAVTGLRPAPPDPRLPAGRLGVGPAVPVLELPRSWAEARTALRFTAEGTPQDPGPQVVHADELGGIALLAGLVAPGSEPPPDVRALEAAAANTPWLPATLHAVASSGSLRAAAAGINVHHSTLQDRLTHAEHLLGWPLRTPQGRLRLQLALTMRRLARP; encoded by the coding sequence GTGCGCAGCCCGGCGAGCACCGGCGCTCCGCCCCGGCCCGACCGCGCGGGCGGCGCGACGCCCTCGCGGCCCGACGGTCCCGCCCGCTCCGCCGACCCATCAGCGTCGGGACTCCGCGCCGGCGCGGGGACGCTCACCCCCGCAGCCCGCCCGACGGCCGCGCAGGCCGCTCCCGGTCCCGGGTCGGGACCGACCGCAGACCCGGCCGCCGCCGTCACCGGCCTGCGGCCCGCTCCCCCGGACCCGCGTCTCCCCGCCGGGCGTCTCGGCGTCGGACCCGCCGTTCCCGTGCTGGAGTTGCCCCGGTCCTGGGCCGAGGCCCGGACCGCGCTGCGGTTCACCGCCGAGGGCACGCCGCAGGATCCCGGGCCCCAGGTCGTGCACGCCGACGAGCTGGGCGGGATCGCCCTCCTCGCCGGTCTCGTCGCGCCGGGCTCCGAGCCGCCACCCGACGTCCGCGCCCTGGAGGCCGCCGCGGCGAACACCCCCTGGTTGCCGGCCACCTTGCACGCGGTCGCGTCGTCGGGGAGCCTGCGGGCGGCCGCCGCCGGGATCAACGTCCACCACTCCACACTCCAGGACCGGCTGACCCACGCCGAGCACCTGCTCGGCTGGCCGCTGCGCACCCCGCAGGGCCGGCTCCGGCTGCAACTGGCCCTGACGATGCGCCGGCTGGCCCGGCCGTGA